The Oryzias melastigma strain HK-1 linkage group LG15, ASM292280v2, whole genome shotgun sequence genome includes the window CTCTTCCTTTGCCACAAGCAGAGAAATCTCCAAAGATGCTCAGCTGCTTGCTGGAAAGTCATCGCAGTGTCAGTGGTTGTTGTATTGTCAGAGAATTTCAAAAGTGTCCTTATTATCTTTCAACAGTTCAAGCTAAAAGGAACGATACACTCCAAAAACATAGTGTGCTCTCCAAGTGATAATCATTTCAATTGAAAGTCTAACAGCTGTCTTGGTTGTTTGTCCTgcccacttttttatttttggaaatgtCAGGTTTCCCTGACATCTTACTCTGCTGACAATCTCAAAAAAGCATGAAATTAGAGTAAATCAATTAcgctttttttaacaaaaaaattgccTAATTTTCTCCCCGTACCTAATTAGGATGTGGCCCAGTTTAActcaataaaaatgcagatttatgaCTATTCTTGACAAAAAATTAGATCTGACAACATCCCCACACACAGACTCTAGCTGTCAGCTGTTAGCTTCTTCTGCAGGATactcaagaaaaagaaatgtcataGTGCATTTATCTTTGGAGTTAATTCTGTGGCGTGACAAATCTTaaagagacaaacaaaaaataaataaagcaggaaGTGGAATGGTCATAACTGTGGATAGAAACCTCAACACACCTTtagattttcccttttttctctcatttgtaTTAGTTGgaagaaagtaaaaattatAGAGAATAAATCATCTAAACTAGTGTATTAATAAGCAATTAAACATGAagttaaagcataaaaatgtagCCTAAAATTAGGAAAAGAACACTAATCTTTTGAGGAAAATCTCTATAAAGTAGTGCAATTATCTGTCATGATGCAAgtcatttttatgaagaaaatgtataaGAAATTATTAAATCTAGAAACACAagctttcaaaaagaaaaaaatggcctaaaaaagcTAACTGTTATATAATTGTTCAAATTGAATGTTATACAGTCCAGTAATAGGTATTTTTTGCCAGTTCTAAGcaaattgtttgtattttttaagtttgcatGTGTctatttgtagtttattttgatttaagtggcaataaataagtGTAATAAGTCaaaatgactaattttttaacaaagtgaGAATCTTAGTTCAAGTATTTTCATCCTAATAAATCCTCATGAATTCTAATCTATGAAGTAATTCTGCTTAATAAATGAAGAATGGTTCATAAATCAAGAAATGTGAGTTTTTgaagtcttaaatcaagtttttctattgtcaattcatttgaatgatttttttatttctcgaTCCTAGCTTTTcattagacaaaaaaacattctccaccctgctgattttgagaaaagagagcaaaaacagtctaaaacCTGGCAAAATATCTTCAACATCtataaacaaagttttaaatatttgcaaggATCACATAGTTTACAATTCAGTAAAAGAAGTAAGTAGAGTATTAATAACTAAAATCTCTTTTCAGTTGACCAAAGTACACAATTGTGTTTGAACTAGgtcaaaaaaatagtttaaataatgaaaacagtTCATGTTGTTGTTATTTAGAGATTAGGATGGTGACACTCTGTCTGTGCAAACAACCAAGAGGCAGGAATTAGAAAATCCGATTGGCCGGCTAACAGGAAAGTTTGGTGCAAATATGGATTGAAGGTCTTTTACTGCAAGATATGCAACCCTGTTTTAACCAGTTGGCTTTCATATAAAGGTGTTGCTAAAAATGTTCTTCTCACTTTGTGGTAATAACCGGATCTTCTTGTAATACCTGTAATTTAgctattttgattttcttttactaaTTCTCCCAATCTACTTTGATTCAGGGATGTCTCCTCCACGGCTCTGAGCGCTCTCCCCGCCAAAGGACTCACGCAGGTACAGACCCTGAAAGCCACGGCTACCTTTGCCCTGAAAAGTCTCCCCCCGTTACAAGGCCTGGGCGAACTGCTGGAGGCCGAACTCACGTACCCGAGCCACTGCTGTGCCTTCGACAAATGGCGGCGCAAACAAAGGTAAATCCATACGCATCTAAATAAACGACCAAATCTCAGTGCAAGGAATGCAAATGATCAGTCAGCCAGCAATTAGCAGGGGAAGTTTATTGATATTTTGTTCTTTCtaaccttttcttttcttttttttccagagaaaatgCTCTAAAGAACTCTACAAAGTTATGTAATCTCAGTGAGATAGAAATGTAAGTTATTTCCTGGACCTTCGAGTATGGAAACAATGACCTCAGCattcatcttttgttttaaaacccactccgatgaaaatggaGTATCtggtgtttaacatgttcttgaggcatttttttgagaatttctttattttaattgttgggaatcaggagcagaaaaaagaaattagcttgaaaaagagcttatttgtgacgtagaaagaatgccacgagctccctgctcaactccattctgatgcattcacttctAGATCCATGCTTTTTGCATGCTTTGTTACAATGAAATCTGTTGctgaattcacaaaaaaaaatctattttgatGCACCTGACAACAGCCCATCTGTTTGCCTAAATAAaccaggcttttatttttcatttaagagcTGAAGTTGTCACACTATGTGACGCTTTTGCAGTTTAATGACGGGGGACAGATGGGTTCTTCAGCTGCTGAAAATAAGAACCAGCTTCATTATGTTTGCTaagtgttttaaatcaaaatcatcTTCACGCTCGTATATTTTTGCAGAGAGCCCACGGATGGCGACATGAATCTCATCAATGACATCAAGATTGAGTACCCCGACCTGGTGCTTGGTTGCAGGAGCAACCCCTTTGTCATTTGCACGCCGGTGCCAGATGCTTTCAACCCCTGCGAGGACCTGCTGCGCTATGCATTCCTGCGCTGCCTCACCTGGATTATCACTATTTTCGCCATCGCTGGTAACCTTGCTGTCCTGGTTATCCTGCTCATTAGTCACCACAAGCTGACCATCTCCAGGTTTCTCATGTGTAACCTGGCCTTTGCTGACCTATGCATGGGCCTGTATTTGATGCTCATCGCCTTCATGGACTTCCACTCTCGTCATGAATACTACAACTACGCCACAGACTGGCAGACGGGACCTGGATGTGGCACAGCCGGCTTTTTGACAGTGTTTGCCAGTGAGCTGTCAGTGTACACGCTGACTGTGATAAGCATTGAGCGCTGGCACACCATCACCAATGCCATGCATGTCAACAAGAGGCTGCGGATGCACCATGTGACAGCCATGATGGCTGCAGGCTGGGCCTTCTCTCTGCTGGTTGCCTTGCTCCCCCTGGTGGGAGTCAGCAGCTACAGCAAAGTGAGCATTTGTCTGCCTATGGACATCGACACCCTCAGCTCTCAGGTTTACGTGGTGACCCTTCTCATCCTCAATGTTGCCGCTTTCCTGGTGGTGTGCTACTGCTACATTGGCATCTATGTCAGCGTGCGCAACCCGGAGCACTCCACCCGGAACGGAGACACCAAGATCGCAAAGCGCATGGCGGTTCTCATCTTCACAGACTTTCTTTGCATGGCGCCAATCTCCTTCTTCGCCATCTCCGCCGCCCTGCGCATGCCGCTCATCACCGTGTCTCACTCCAAGATCCTGCTCATCCTCTTTTATCCCATCAACTCCCTCTGCAACCCCTTCCTGTACACCATCTTCACCCGAGCTTTCAGGAAGGACGTGTGCCTGCTGGTGAgccgctgcagctgctgccgcGCCAACGCCGATTCCTGCAGATCAAAGACATCACAGCAGGTCTGCACGCACAAAGTGACCAACCAGAAACCTCACTCGCTTAACTTCTATGCCTATCACATTAAGATGAAGGGCTGCTTTCTTAGTGAAGGAGCCACGTGATCAGCTGTGTGCAGACGTTTGggggtcaaaaaaaaaaaaaaaaaactggatcaaGTTGCATCAGatcagtttgcattttttttttcaaactggtgTAAAAGGTGCAGCtgcctttattttcttaaaatatcaGAATAGACAACCAGCGTATTAACCCTTGTGTTGTCTTGCGGGTAAGAAGGGACCCACTGCCATGtgtatttgtagaaaaaaatacgtTAGTGCAACCTTTTCCCAAAAAaactccatcattagaaaaaatactttttatgggTGGTACACCGTTATTGTACTAAGTTCGTATTATTAAGGTCATTTCTGACTTATAAAACCATTTGAACACCAGAAAAAGTTAAAGGCCACACAAACTATTTAATTCACAGATATGCACAcctaaacacacacatgcaagtGTACAAAGGGAAGCTGCCTGTAAGACATACTTTGTCACACAAACTCTACTATGTTCTTACACCAGTATTATAGACACGTACAAACATGTTTATACTCATACATAAATACAGTCAAACTCTTAAGTTGCAGATAAATCGGTAGGATACGGTAGGAAATCATGAAAGTAAAGGTACTGGAACGCGCATTtaacccatggtgttcacactgggcaagcagggtggggcttctttttctttttctactgtttactagtgcactagccacctacagttagaagagtcttggtgtgaaatgtcaaacagttggcacttacatgaaataaaagggACGCCTTCCAAATGTTGCTACCAaatcggagtccctgattggtcaatttgaCCTCACTAACTTTAAACACGCGTGTAATATCTGCACAATTTGTACGTAGAGACCAAAAATGATCTTGAAAACATGCGTAGCAACACGTGAATGCCAGAatatgcatttacatagacttttcatttaaaatggcCACTCAAGCACATGTTGCCAACACATTATCAAACTCCTACACACATACGACCATGAGAGGAAattgttgacaaaaatattcCAGATTGACTGTTTTTTCCCCCCCtttataaataatttagaaGTAATTACTTCACATTTATATAATAGCAATAATAACCATTTACTGTGTGAAATGAAACTTTtggttttggtgaaaaaaaatggttgtctttttttgcattgtgtATTATTTGAGTGGAATTCCTAAGTAATAGGTTGTTTCACCATGCTTAatagattttacatttaaaattcatataAGCTGCTTTATTTGGGGGTTTTGGTAGGATGGGTATTTTTTTCACCAGCAGGGCAAGAAGAGTAATCAGAATGGCACAAGGGgtaagaaaaacaatgaaataaccGGCTTTGCAAAGCAGCTTTCGTGTAAACTgtgtgaaaatatttaatttccttGAGATTTGtagaaagtttttattttgttgtcatgaTCAAAACTGTGAAATGTGATTCTGTGTACCTCAGATATGTTTTTGTGCTATATTTCACTTTGTTGTGCAAAGCAGATGTTAAAAACTGAGCCAAAAAAATAACCGACGTTCTGGTTTGTGTGCTGtaattgttacaaaaaatgCCAGTGTGctcaattctttttattttttatttttggtttatcaCTAAACTGTACACATTTGAGAGTTTGTGTTCTCCTTTGCTAGATGTCTACTCTTCAAAAATGCTGTACTTGAGCTGCCTCCAGCTAgacctgggggggggggggtttccAACTCCATCTATTTTGCTGTTTCATCagttaaaccattttaaatCCATGGGGAAAGTTTCCATTTTCCCTTGTTAGATTAAAGCCTTCTGTAGAgtcagaaaacactgaaataagtcaaaaaagaTGGAAGGTGTGATTTGTTAACATTTTGTGCTCAGTTCTTATTTTTAGTGTATAAAACAGTTGATGAAATCTGAGTGTTTTTTCAAGAGTTTCTTCtgcaaattcattttaaatgttcaaagagaaaatcttcaagttttttaaggaaaataaggTTCATTATCTCactgaaaaatactttaaaaaagtagattGAAGAAGTTGGGGATCCACCTTTTTCAAAAGACTCATCCTGCTAATTAATGGGATGAAGCAAAAtggggttaaaataaaaaaaataaaaaagtatttttgaataGGTTCCCTTTGTactgtttttaaggctattatGGCTGAAGCTCACATTAATTTGAACTccaaaggagttttttttttttttcccccccgtTCCGTCGGTGTGCTTTTAATGTCTGCTTTTCCTCTGAAGATTAGGGCCAAACCCGTCCACGGCTCTGCAAATGAAAAATCCGCTTTGACCCTGTAAACTCCAGCTTCTGCAGCACTCCTGGAAAATACACAACTCACTGTTTTAGCATCGTACTCAGACAAACTCAGCAGTCTCTTTATTTTCCCTTCAATTCCATGTCAGCAAAAGGGTTGATAAAAATGTGAGCTGGGATGCATTTGCTGTACTTTTCAGGTTATGTCCAATGAAAGGGTTACCAGTCGTATTCCTTAGGCatttactttatatttactAAATTcatagattttaaagtttacaaattgccatttttttaaagggaaaattgTTGCTAGCTCTAGATCAGAAATACATTGtacgttttttgttgtttttttactaagCAGGATTAGtggttaaaacagttttaaggaaaaaagcGTTAAAGATTTCTGCAAATATTGATCTATTTTGCAGAGAACTcaacttttgaaaaagaaaaaaaggcattttaatGGACAGTTTGTATAGTCTTTATTTAGATGCTtctgaaaattgattttttttctgggatcAGAGATAAAAGGGCATGTTGGGGTGCAGCAGATGAAACAATGCCTCCGCTGAAACCTGCAGGTGCAGCATTATGATCTGGGACCACATTTCGGCTCAACCGAACTATTCACTCAAAAATAATAGTCAGCCAACAACCTGAATGGACTGAAAATCCAAGTTCTTCAGCTGTGATATCCTTCCCTACTGGCAGTTATTTCCCCCAAGATGATCTGAAGATCTAAAAGTCATCAGGCTCAAACTGCAGAAGACGTTCGGGGAGGATGAGACAATTTTCACACACCGATTGGAAACCAGAGTCCAGAAATCAACTCAACTGATGATCTTGGTGATGTGCTGCAGGTGACTTCCTGCAGCAATCTGTCTCCATCAAGCCAAgactttagcaaaaaaataaacgcAACTCTGCAAAAGGGAACAGCACACGCTTTTTGAAGCAACGCTAGAGCAAATTCATTCTACAGGAGCTAGAAAGGTGCATTCCCAGAGAGGAATCTGGAGGATATTTAATCctaaagaaaaggaaacatgAATGCAGTGCATCAGTTTATTTGTCAAATGAACAATTTGAAAGCAGAAAGAAtgttaaaattaagaaaatgacaaatgaaaacatgactAACAAGAACTAAGCCTTTTTTCATGTGAGAAAGAAATTGACAGTCTTCAATTTTTCTCTGATATTAATAAATGAGAACTATACTTTTATGACTTAGCTTTTCAGCCAATGATATAACCAAGGAGaattaatttacacattttatcaccgtttcctttttttcccccctgccACAATCACTTGCTCTCTTGGAGCTCTTTACCACTCTGCTTCCCCAACAGCTTTGGAGAACACATAGTCCCGACCTCCGTAACATATCACCC containing:
- the lhcgr gene encoding lutropin-choriogonadotropic hormone receptor, which gives rise to MSCGPPSRMAPRAVWLLLALSGVLNAISCRAYPCHPICRCSPDTFQCNRDTQLAAGAGAAEHRLRLTLLPLKQVPTHAFKELMNITSIEISQSDCITRIQRHAFLSLHSLQQILVLNINSLRVIEKGAFTDLPRLEYLTISNTGMTHFPDFTSVSSLTPSILLEMLDNMRMDVIPANSFRGMTEGHADMNLVRNGFKEIQSHAFNGTKLNNLILKDNKLLSYIAEDAFEEATGPTYLDVSSTALSALPAKGLTQVQTLKATATFALKSLPPLQGLGELLEAELTYPSHCCAFDKWRRKQRENALKNSTKLCNLSEIEIEPTDGDMNLINDIKIEYPDLVLGCRSNPFVICTPVPDAFNPCEDLLRYAFLRCLTWIITIFAIAGNLAVLVILLISHHKLTISRFLMCNLAFADLCMGLYLMLIAFMDFHSRHEYYNYATDWQTGPGCGTAGFLTVFASELSVYTLTVISIERWHTITNAMHVNKRLRMHHVTAMMAAGWAFSLLVALLPLVGVSSYSKVSICLPMDIDTLSSQVYVVTLLILNVAAFLVVCYCYIGIYVSVRNPEHSTRNGDTKIAKRMAVLIFTDFLCMAPISFFAISAALRMPLITVSHSKILLILFYPINSLCNPFLYTIFTRAFRKDVCLLVSRCSCCRANADSCRSKTSQQVCTHKVTNQKPHSLNFYAYHIKMKGCFLSEGAT